The sequence below is a genomic window from Etheostoma cragini isolate CJK2018 chromosome 20, CSU_Ecrag_1.0, whole genome shotgun sequence.
aatgtcacaagttTACAAACCGGTCatacaataaacaacaaacacattgtttCATATAGTAGTTAATTTAAAGGTATTGATaaagtttaaaatacattaatatgTTCGCGCCCTTAAGTTACACGCTTAATTCcaaccttttattttgaaactttcGATACCGGAACATCCAAGGTTGCTACTGCTAGCTTAAATGTGCGAACCACCAAACGCTACATTTAGCCTCTTGTTTTACCttaaatgtaatacttttgaGAATTTATATGTGCGTTTAGATGAAGTGAAATAGTTGAACTCGTTTAGGGGAACAAGGTGAGTCGATAAAAGAACGCGCTAACAGTTGAGTTTTAGTTGAAAGTTGACGACGGTGTAACGAGAAGTTGTGTTGACTGGATGAAACATGTTCTAAGGTGGGAAACTGTTTTCAACAGGGACATATGagctttttttgtgataaatgtgACGTTTGAAGATAACATGGATGTTTTTACGGTATCAGAGGCACGGTTGtagtctgtctgcatgtgttttatCTAATATCGTTTTCATTAATAATTTAGCTAGCTGTATGTATTGTCCATATTTATGGACACATTATTAACCTTAATGTGTCCACCACGTTACTAATGCTTagtcttaaaatacaaaaataaatgacaaaatgactGTCCAAACCCCAATAAATTCAATGAAAAGTGTGAAAAGTCAGCCAATGttgaattgttttgttattagCAGCAACTTTAGCATTCCTATTTAATAAGTAACTAACCATTAATTGATCATTTGTTCAAGCTGTCATCAATGGCATGCTCATCAAATTCTAGGAGCTCAGTAGGATGGGAGAAAATAGTCAAATATCCGAGGGCCTTTCTTTAGGAAATGGAGAAAGATATGCACATATTTAATCATTTGCTGTCTCACttaatacatttcaaacaattaaTCCAATaccaaaattgtaaaaaaaataattatagacagttaaacaaaaaatggattcaTGTTTAAAGCTTTAGATTAGATTGACTGATTGGGATGTATTTTGTGGTTGTCATATGAGTTAAAGCATCACCTCTCTATATCTTTATCCTTTCCCTCCCAGATGCCTTCTTTTGACTTACTGGATAAGGTGGAGCTATTCTTGCGGGGAGGAGTGCGTTCCACAGACGGACCAAAGAGCTCGAAGAAAGTAACCAGAGCCAGCAAACACTTCATCTATAAAGGTATTCAGAGCTACTCTGGCTGGTGTGTACAGAGATGCTTCTTACACATTAGAGAAGGCAGTTTTCTCTCAGCGCAGAGCAGTTAAAACCGTAATCCTCGACGTAGTCCAGTTTCCCTCAACTGTCCACACTTTGAGCATCACATATAAATCTTTTATGATGTTGAAGTGGAAGCCGAAAATCTCTGACGGGTATCTAAGAGACTGGACGAATAACAAactgtaatgtaatatatacaCAGCATTGCAGATGACACATAACGCAGATGTGTTACTCAGGTTGCGCCCCCCAACAAAATacttccaacttttttttttaaagattattttttcagggttttttccctttattagatagacaCAGTGAATAgtcatgtgaaagggggagagagagagatgggggggatgacgcgcagcaaagggccgcaggctggattcaaacccgggccgctgcagcaAACATGGGGCCAGCGCACTTACTCAATGAGCTATAGGCCGCCCCAATactttaatgtaattaataaattaaaatgtgaaaaaatgtcttaaGGTTTTGCATATTAAGGAACTTAGTAGAAATATTTGATTGATTGGCAAGCCCTGCCATTAAAACAGTATGCAACGGTttatggaaatgtgtgtttccatcaaTAATAAATGAGATGTAGGCTACTTGGATACCATGATTTAGCAAAACAAACGGTAAAGGATATTTTCCAAACTGTTTCCATATATGTTGTCAACTACATTTGACATATTCCCAATGACATAGGCCTCCTGGACTTTgaacatttcattcatttgttcatAACATATGTTACACTGGATGGTAGGCAGTTTTTGGAGTGACTGATTGTaaagaaaatgacttaaaatgagagaaaattaACACAGAACATGCAGTATTGTTGCAATACATCATGTCTTCAAGCCTGATATTAATGGCCCTagtggaaaatacattttattgttccAACGAAATCATGTTTTCTTGCTCCTTTGCACTTTATAAGATTGTAGGAAGATTGCCTACCATCTGATGCTGGTCAAATTATGGGAGAGATATGTTGTATGAGTAAAGTTATGTAGAGAGTAATATTTTATAACATCTGTCTGAAATTCAATTGCTCAGAGGTCAATGTCAGTTTGTTAAAAATCTTGATAATTATAATCAGCCTCTTTGGAAATCCTCAGTCATTTGCTTGAAAAAAGCaactatgttttttgttttggagaaATAGTTTAACTTATCCTGTTTTTGAAGAGTGACAGCAGCCCGCCCTGTCTTCAGCCTTTTGGACGGATTTTGCTGACTAAATTTCAGTTACCCGTCCATGACAAAATTAATTTCTGGCTGTGCTGGATTACATAGAAGATAATTTAGGAGCATGCAATAGGGGAAATTACTCACCCACCACCATCTGtgaaagaaatattcaaatctTTAACTcagataaaagaaatacaatgatgttaaaatactctgttacaagtaaaagtcgtGCATGTTAGCTACAGTTTAATCTATAGTGATAGGTCACAATTTATTCGTTGATTCATATTCTGTATTAATAATCGGAATCCGCAAAGCAACTAAGGTCAAATACAGTAGTACAGTAAAAAGTACACTATTTCCCTCTAAGAggagtaaaaatataaagtagcataaaatttaaaaagtaccTCAAACTGTACCTGAATACATATGAGTAGGTTGCACGTCCCACTCCAATATCTAGAAGAGGTAGATTTGTCCCCCACAAAAATATGAAAGTCAACCCAGTCCTGAAAAGAGGTCAAAATAACCGCTTGAGGGGGCTCAAGACAtgtacagaaagaaagaaagaacacaacATGATCGTGAAGTATAAAGAGTTTATTTTAGCTTTGACTTTTGGAGCATATGGTTGGATTAAGGTCTCTTTCTCCTATAGATATGTTGGTGAGTTGGACACGGTTCctagaaaaaaagtgtaatatttGGAATGTGCAGAAGGTTTTGAACAATACAGGAGaataatttatcaaaataatacCATGAATGTTGCAAATAAACCTAAAATGTTATTGGACGAAGACCCCCAGATCCTCTGGTTATGTGTCCACCCTTGCTTGAGTGAATGTACTCAGTTACTGTCCACCGCTGTCCACCACACATAATGAAAAGTAGTAACTGTTGTTCCTCCAGATGACTGTCTGTGGCGTACGTATCGAGGACGCCTCCTCCGCGTTGTCAGAAGCAACGAGGAGATAAAGGAGATCCTGGTCCGTTACCATGATCACAACAACCACGCTGGTCGTGTGCGGGCAGTAAAGGAGATAATGGTGAGTTCAGGTGACATCTTAAATGGGAACGAGAAGGACTTGAAGTACATTGTGTACTTTTATTGTGTAATGACTCTATGGCTCATGGGCTTATACTCTATATACATTATGTCTAGTATCTACATTAGTAGTGGGTTGGATTTAACTGACAGATAAAACATGTACACTGGTAGgggaaaatgtatgtatatgtacgtTTTTGTCTGTATGCACCTATGTAAGCAGGtgtttatatgtatgcatgtgcatatgGATGAATATACATGTAggcatgtatatgtgtaaatatacatacactcaccaaaaggattattaggaacacctgttaaATGTCTCGTTAAtacaattatctaatcaaccaatcacatggcagctGCTTCAATGCCTTTAgaggtgtggtcctggtcaagaccaTCTCCTGAACCCCAAAAGAGAGGTGATCAAAGCAACTTTGAGCGTGTCGTGGTTATTGGTATTTCACAGTCTGCTGTTTGGGGGATTTCCACACAAAGAAAagggtttacaaagaaaaacatccagtatgcctTGTTGATGTTAGAAGAGAAGAGAATgggaaataaaaatagttttatcaAATACAGAACGGATAAGATGACACTAtcaaatagaaaatgagaagaTTGAAGTGTTCCTGGTCTGTCCGTCCAGATGATGTATTACTGGGTGGGTGTGACGGAGGCGGTGAAGAACTGGATCGGAGCTTGTGCTGTTTGTCAGAGCCGATGTCCCAGCGAAGCGCCCACCCCACCCGTGCGCTTCTGCTTGGCCTACGGCTGCGACGCCTCCAGCTACGTTTACCCTGAGCTCAGCTTCCACAGGTCAGACAAGCTGTGTGATAAgttcaaaaaaggaaaacaggtcTGAACTGATTATTACCAGAATCAAAGTCTGATTCTTACTGATTCAGTTTTCTGTTTATGTTATGTTGCAACGCTAAATAATGCTAAATCATAGTTTATTCTTTGAACATACCTAAAAATATGCCACCCATAGTGCTTTACAGAAATATGGCAAACATGTAATGCTAATTAAAATCTATTTCAATGAACAACAAACAGTAGAGCATGGAAATAATGAATTaaggtataaaaatacaattggCATTTTGAGTAAAGAACTTATAAATAGTCATGTTGGCATTATGCTGTATTATGGTATGACATtatactttattgtcattaagGCCATGCACATGAAGGGTGCACAGCTGAAAAGAGTTGCATTTATCTCTAGTGTGCAAACTAAAGTTCCAGATAAAACATGTGAAACATCAAGCATgtcaacagacacaaaaagacacttttttatGTCAATAGTTGGTAGATAAAAGCAGTAGATTAATTATTGTGCTAACGTCTGCATGacaatgaaaaggaaatgtatttttccagAAATACAACCTAAAGGACGTAGAGTATATCTAATGAGAATAAAATAGGACCAGGGATGAAAGCGTGTGTTGCTCTACAGGCAGGCTTTCCTTTTGCGTAGCTTCCTCTCACCTTAGAAAACGGAACTCTGTCGTGCAGGTTTCCCAAGGCGGCAGAGCTCCGGCAAAGCTGGCTGACGGTGGCTCAGAGGGACGAAGGCTCGCTTCGCACAACCTCCTGCCTCTGCTCCAGACACTTTGAGCCGTCCTGCTTCACACTAAACGAGGAGGGTCAGCTAACTCTGACACCAGACGCCATACCCACCGCCATCCCTGCTACAGCTTCGGAGGACCAGGTGACACAAGGCAGACCACATATACAGTAGGAGGCACAAACAAATGGTCTCCGCACTgcatactgtaaaaatacatatgtGGCCATAGGTTTAGATGAAAACATATGAATTGTTTAGATCTGTCAGGATATTGAAGTGCCTTACTATATTAGCAAAATGAGATTTAAAAGATTTCAGAGGTGCAAACATCTAaacattgattgatttattgaatgGTTTGTGTATCAAGACGATTAAAAACAGTAATCCAAAGGATTGACATGCTAAAGTAAAATACTTGTTTACAGCACAGTCCTTGGTGTTACACACAGGAAACAATTAACAAGAAGCCGAAAACTCAGACtaaaaagacatacagtattatggggggggaagacatgacaaaaaaacaaacaaaataagaaaaaaaatgccgGAAGAATTATTCAGTAAATATTTACTTGGTTCCATAAAAGCTGCTTGacttgtcttttaaaaaacCCTTGTTATAATAGGAGTTTAGTAGCAATAGGCAAACTGTTCCATGCCATTATACCGGTgtaaaagaaatcatttttgcATTATTAGTTTTAGGAACTATGCAGAGCGGATGCTGGCCCTAGTATTATGACTATGCTGCATGTGGAccattgttaaattaaaacataaatatttggGGGCATGaccattaatattaaataataacattgtTTTGCAGCActtggaatttgtttttgtttcccagtCAACCCAGAAAACCATGCAGAGCAAGCAAAATCCACATGACATTGGATCAGTAATACCAACAATTTCTTTACAGAAAAATCAGAAAGCTTTGTGTTACAATATAAAAACTTTAACTTGCAGGCACATTTGTCTAAAACTTTGGCTGCAGTGGATTCACCTATAAGTGATTGATCCAATGTTAAACCTAAATATGTTACACTTGATTTAGATACAATTTCAGACCCATTACACATCACATTTTAGAGTATTTGATTTTGCCAACTTCCTTTTTGTACCAAACAAGATTGATTCAGTCTTGCCCCGATGCATGGAGAGCTTATTGTCTACCAGCCACTGGTTGACAGACTCAAGCTCTATGCCAAGAGTATTTTCAGTGTCTTTTACATTACACCCTGGGACAGGTAAAGCCGAATCATTAGCATATGTTAGCAACTTGCACCACACTCGGCTGATATGCCATTTATGTATACTAAAAATAACAGGGACCCCAGGATTGAACCTTGGGGCACCTTGCATGTTGTGCTCTGTGAATCAGAGACTTTTGTCCTATCTGTTAGGTAACAAGTGAACCATATGAGTGCTGAGTTGCTAAAACCCATGCACTGTAATTTAGAAATCAAAATCTTGTGGTTCACAGTATTGAATGCTTTTTGCAGGTCAAGTAGTAGCATACCAACATGATAAAAATTCTTATGCGCGTAGTTTAAAGGAATGAGACAGGTGTCAGTAGAATATGCAGCTCTAAAACCAGACTGGAGCTCATAAAATAGATCATGCCCGATGAGATAACAGGTGGAGAACCTGTTCATATACAAGATGCTCCGAAATCTTTGATATAGTTGGCATAATAGATACTGGCCTATAATTCCCAACATCAGCACTgctattttttgtaaaaagagGAACCACCCTGGAATTCTTCATATTGTTTGTGACTTATGGACAGCTTTATGACATGGGTAATTATCCTATGTATAATGCCAGCACTATCCCTAAGAAACCTGGAGGGGATAAGGTCCAAGCCAGTGACTGTATTCATTGACCGGGAGGAGAGGCTTACACTTACTTTATCCTCTGAGACTGGACTAATTGCAAATGCATCTGCAGAGACCTTTTTTCTACCCTAAAATGAGTAATGTAATATCGCTTAATGAACGGGAAGATATCTAGTCTCCATTTTCATCCTCCTGCTTGGTTTTCAGGATTTTGTCCCCTCAGATGAAGACGTTCTTCATTCCAACTCTTTGGAAGACCTGGTCTCCAGCACAGAGCCCTCTGAGCTGGCCCTGGATCACTGTGAAACCCCCTTCGAGCTGCAGGAGCACAGGTACTGCCTACCCGCTCCGGATCCAGACTCAAGGGAAGTCCACACAGGGATGGAGGAAAACAGGAGGAAGACTGTCATCGAGCCCAGCTTCACGGTCTATAACCAGATCGCCAGGTAGATCTCCTGTCCGCTAGGgttgtgaatcttcactggtctcagcATTTGATTTGTTACCATTATCCTGTCAATGATTTGAATCGATTTGATGTCAAGATGTGTTACcttaatattattatacattgCCACACATGGTTTGCATAAAAGACAgtacttttctagtcttaacgactactcaaagcgcttttacatcatacaggatacattcaccattcacacacattcatacactgtggccgaggctgccgtacaaggtgccacctgctcatcagataaacactggcaacttggggttcagtgtcttgcccaaggacacttcgacatgggactgcagggccagggattgaacccccaaccttccaactggcagacaaccgctctaccactgagccacagtagTGTCAGTAGTGGTCCACAGTAGTGGCCCacatagctcagttggtagaacagGCACTCATACAGtaaatagaggtttactcctagATGCAGAGTTGGAGTACTGGAGTTGATGCACCGATCCAATACCACATAATTTAGCCCAGAATGCAGTTTATGTATgttcttttaaaacataacataatatattatacgctggtatcagatcagtactCTGTATCCACCAATACACAAGTTCTGGTCTGGGAATCGGTATCAGGTAGCAAAAACTAGTTAGTCATTTAGCGTGTTGAAATGTTTCACCTTGCAGGTATCTGAGCCACAGAGTGTTACCGATGCACAGCAAGAAAAGCAGAGGCGCTTTACGAAGGATGAGCAATCGCTTTGGTCTAGTAGGTGAGTGGAAAGAGTGACAAAACACAGCATCACTCCTTTAATCCTTAATAAATTAGATTATTGTGGGTGTGGGAAACTCAGACACCCCCAATAATCTCCACACagtgcctgtggccatcaaactatATTACTCTTCCTTCTGAGTGTTACACGCTTAGTGTCAATACTGGACTCACAGTacgtatactgtacatacatactagGTACAATAATTACTGCAATTAATTTATCAGTTACATGTGCAGAATCAGTGCTCCCACCTATATTCCCACTGTACTTATTTGTGTTCATACTGTATTAATTATGTTCACACTGCAGTACAATAGAATTTGTACAATCCATTGTTATAGAAACATAATCTTAATTTTAACCTGATCCTAATTTACTTActagtttgcatttttatttctgaCTGTAGCTGTTACCATATGTTACTTTATACACTTATTGACTCGCTCTTTTCTCATCTCATTGAGATGAGATGCTTTTAGAAACATGTGTCCTCTGTTTCAGATGGAGTGCTGATGTACACACGAGTCTCTCCTCCTGTCAGAGTGCCACGCAGCAGAGAGGAGGTTTGCATGATGTACCTACAGGGTATCAGGAAGTGTTGTGCAGCTACATCTCAAAGTTTGTTTCCCTGTCCCGTGACAAGTGCACCAACCGTGCTGCCTTGTAATTGGCAGGTAAACTCCATCCTGCTGCAGTTTCATGACAACCAGGGTCACTACGGCCAGGGAATCTGCCAGCGGGAGATCACAAAGCACTTCTACTGGGCCAGCATGACCAGAGACCTGGCCCGCTGGATCTCCAGCTGCCACACCTGCGTCAACAGAACCAAGAGGAAGTGGCTTCGCTGCAGCGTCTACACCTGCACCAACTGCTGCGGGCCAGTGGAGAGAGGCCTGGGCCTCACCTTCCATAAGTATTAACACATGAGTCTTCTACAGCAGATATTGTGGTTACACATCTTTTTCTGTAtacttctttttgtttattgaagAATtgtatacataaacatacattcCAGCTGTAACAATACAAAATCCAGTTATTATCAATAACTTATTCTCCTGTCCATCTCCTTAAAGTGAGTTGCATGTTACATAATACATTACTTTTACAAAAACCTTTTACTCATAACCTTGGTGTACATATTTCCCACATGTGCATCAGTTTTATCCTtttagacaaaagaaaacaaaaaaacaacatacaccAAAGTAGCAATATGAAGGCCGTATCACATACAGTAACACAGAAGATACAAGCTGCAAAAAATACCCAAATGCGAAGGTATACATCGATCCATTTTGCAATCTCAccattaaagtcattttttccATTGTATAGATTCCCCTGACAACTGATCGCCAGTTATCACGTGTTGGAGGTTCTTTTTTGAGCCAactcagtgttgttgttttttttgtttgctgcgGCAAGAACTACAAAGTATATGCAGCGGGCATTTTCTTTTTAGGTCTCTCCACTACATCTGGGAAGATTATTTTATCAAGGAGGACAAAACCCCCCCTTCCAAAAGTAGTCCAAGAGAGGGCATGtccaaaatgtatgtgtatggcTTGCAGCCTCCTCTCCACACTTTCTCCAACTTGCACTTGTTAGCTTAGGATCCATTTTGGAGAGATTGGCGGTGGAAGCAGCCGGTAACTATTAACCATTTCCGGTCTTTGAAAACTGTACACTTCTTTTAACATCTATTCCTCTGTCCTTCCCTGCAGGTTTCCTCTTCAAAACGTGGCCGTGCTGGCTCAGTGGTTAAAGGCTGTCGGTCGTCCACACTGGCATCCCCGGCTCTGGTCGTCTGTTTGCTCCACCCACTTCACTGAGGACTGCTTTGACCGCAGCGGCAAGAAGGTCACGCTCCATCCAGACGCCGTGCCCACACTCTTAGTCTACGGTGACTCAGGGGTAAGGCTCCAAAGGGACTGATTTTACATCAGATCCTTAAATGATGAATCACTAAAATGACAGTGGCAGTAGTGAAAACACTATAATCAACATGTGCTGCTGCTAGTCCAGTGCTTGCAGAGTCGGTACAGTTTTAAAAGCAGAAGCTTGAGTTGTGTTGTTCCTCCACAGACTCCGTCCAGAGGTCCGAGCCACCCGGCTGCTGGGGAGGAGGTATGTTCTAGCTAGACTGGGaaccaaattcaatacttttagaCACTGACCGAATGACTCATCATTCAaaacccaatttcaataccttaGGAGTAAATCTAGTTAGTGTCATTGAGCCAAACAGCATACAACATGTTTCTACCAatgatgtttgtgattggctgtctaaaaTTACACATCGTATAGCAAGGACTCATGTAGTTGTagagctaaaaaataaataacacaatttgggctgtaatgtgtaatgtcatttatttttgttttataaaattgggaTCGGAAAAAGCTttttaggaaccggtatcaaagtcacgaTATCGGTATCAGTCGGCTACAACATTTACTTATACCGAGCCCTAGTTCCAGCTGGGCTGATTATTGGGGGTTTGACAGAAGAAGCTGTCCAGTACAAAATGTAATGATCTGTTTCTCTGTTAGCAGGCCTATTTTGCCAAGTATGATGCCGTGGAGCTGTACCTGAGCAAACGCACCTATCCTCCTGGACTGAGCTACGTAGAGAAGAACACCTTCAGGAGGTTCTGCAAGAAGTTTACCATCAAAGGTTTGTACCAACCAGAAGCAGTTACTAGAACAGGTCAGTAGCTCTTTTGTACCAGTGTGAGGGTACACAAAATAGGAAGGATTATggtattttaataataattactcAAATGAAAGTAAATCAATTGAACTCCCACACACTCAAGCAGGTTGCAAGTAAGCATTGCTTTGTATGAAAGAGGTCCCAACCAAGTGAAATGCACATGTCGACAGTGTCAGCTGAACATCATTCGGATTAGCATGCATTTAATTCCTTTAATTATCCCGTGAAACAAAATAGCAAGTCTGGATACTTTTATGATAACAGTTGATAGAAATGTGTGTTAGGTCCATGAGGTACCATGTTCACGCGACACCTTGTTCTCCCAGATGGCGTGCTCCATGAGGTTAGCAGAGATCGGGTGCGTTTGGTTCTGCGGAGCAGGCAGCGCGTGGAAGCT
It includes:
- the LOC117935884 gene encoding uncharacterized protein LOC117935884 isoform X2 — protein: MPSFDLLDKVELFLRGGVRSTDGPKSSKKVTRASKHFIYKDDCLWRTYRGRLLRVVRSNEEIKEILVRYHDHNNHAGRVRAVKEIMMMYYWVGVTEAVKNWIGACAVCQSRCPSEAPTPPVRFCLAYGCDASSYVYPELSFHRFPKAAELRQSWLTVAQRDEGSLRTTSCLCSRHFEPSCFTLNEEGQLTLTPDAIPTAIPATASEDQDFVPSDEDVLHSNSLEDLVSSTEPSELALDHCETPFELQEHRYCLPAPDPDSREVHTGMEENRRKTVIEPSFTVYNQIARYLSHRVLPMHSKKSRGALRRMSNRFGLVDGVLMYTRVSPPVRVPRSREEVNSILLQFHDNQGHYGQGICQREITKHFYWASMTRDLARWISSCHTCVNRTKRKWLRCSVYTCTNCCGPVERGLGLTFHKFPLQNVAVLAQWLKAVGRPHWHPRLWSSVCSTHFTEDCFDRSGKKVTLHPDAVPTLLVYGDSGTPSRGPSHPAAGEEQAYFAKYDAVELYLSKRTYPPGLSYVEKNTFRRFCKKFTIKDGVLHEVSRDRVRLVLRSRQRVEAALLDYHNELNHLDINKCLRLLNERYFWKTMRHDVVQWINSCSRCSSHKMKPHIQTAPGRSESQLQAPGSTHIPEDVDSGPDADDYSDDGDDACGGNVGDEETQPATNSEDRVEKPSPVTPISPQPRIPILLHLRSPINFQPKTPIILQPRTPNLPYVTRIWSLKTGALPQTEVQKETKHSDTQPANQSSIRVQPEKQTLSQDQKGTCGPRGSTRTHHYVKVADLTLPLPESHPPSELPAIPKLPQDTSKRSQPLNQRRGLESQSQPQSPVQHPGKRKRDLETECSAKRSSSCSLEPVVAPSTKPWPVFTVASSAPPQAAKPLSRVDGPAPGQRPSRLQARTVVQQCITAKVRIKPELDGADAQWVEIQEGMVVYVCFFHGATEDVTDEMASSLMTTQFFRKDTGRSVSVLNLPGSVLFIPQDSLLGEPGPKRRMRYRGGCEPWRGAQLLSNLVSACRELMSASEKCSKAGVKVEQGVYGQKQDMVLNCAEPLTLLLEF